From Streptomyces sp. NBC_00289, the proteins below share one genomic window:
- the istB gene encoding IS21-like element helper ATPase IstB: protein MTLPRQRGLTEQAADAAIDTACRMLRLPSIRNEFNEIADRAMKDQMTYRGFLAELLMAECDDRARRRSERRIKAAGFPREKSLRAFDFDANPNIDAATIHTLASCEWIKKSQPLCLIGDSGTGKSHMLIALGAEAAMKGYRVRYTLATKLVNELVEAADEKQLNKTIARYGRVDLLCIDELGYMELDRRGAELLFQVLTEREEKNSVAIASNESFGGWTKTFTDPRLCAAIVDRLTFNGTIIETGTDSYRLAQTRARAHEQVKAG from the coding sequence ATCGACACCGCCTGCCGCATGCTGCGGCTGCCGTCGATCAGAAATGAGTTCAACGAGATCGCCGACCGGGCGATGAAGGACCAGATGACCTACCGCGGCTTCCTCGCCGAGCTGCTGATGGCCGAATGCGACGACCGGGCGCGGCGCCGCTCGGAACGGCGGATCAAGGCGGCCGGCTTCCCGCGGGAGAAGTCCCTGCGGGCCTTCGACTTCGACGCCAACCCGAACATCGACGCGGCCACGATCCACACTCTTGCCAGCTGTGAATGGATCAAGAAGAGTCAGCCGCTCTGTCTGATCGGGGATTCCGGCACCGGCAAGTCCCACATGCTCATCGCCCTGGGCGCCGAGGCCGCGATGAAGGGCTACCGCGTCCGCTACACCCTCGCCACGAAGCTGGTGAACGAGCTGGTCGAGGCCGCTGATGAGAAGCAGCTCAACAAGACCATCGCGCGCTACGGCCGCGTCGATCTTCTCTGCATCGACGAGCTGGGCTATATGGAGCTCGACCGCCGCGGCGCCGAACTGCTGTTCCAGGTTCTGACCGAGCGGGAGGAGAAGAACAGCGTCGCGATCGCCTCGAACGAGTCGTTCGGCGGCTGGACCAAGACCTTCACCGATCCCCGCCTCTGCGCGGCCATCGTCGACCGTCTCACCTTCAACGGCACCATCATCGAGACCGGCACCGACTCCTACCGTCTCGCCCAGACCCGCGCACGAGCTCACGAGCAGGTCAAGGCCGGCTGA